One genomic region from Rosa rugosa chromosome 1, drRosRugo1.1, whole genome shotgun sequence encodes:
- the LOC133723135 gene encoding uncharacterized protein LOC133723135 isoform X1 — MTSILSPSSPKMALLGDDGRGYELACKLESCNVWRTWLGDSNYATFVHFLSSPSTWDNFMRSDDSKSRAQIQLQLRARALLFDKACVSLFLRPDSDSNSSSSSSSSSSLAVSKLNPTYLQLHADDVYFSLDNSSTEGVQAQQREASKIQSKTAFGFGSRYGESEIDNKPPRFKNEELPETWYNQVIERHRASKPHRFSSADRESEKRTPEEMSAYLKLAVKHKKRCLAFREDQYVGYGNPLQENASQNPHSVLDGSSSIDHEASFFPETMFTLNCVPDSALPPTNRVQDDQKVEFYGVLDTLPQALTRSPVMLERLGIRPEYLNMDQGGSLHRGKNGSAGNKSCLTHEQAAQLSQKVIARMLTNVGFEGSSEVPIEVFSQLLSCHICKLGSRLKVLTDSYRKQCSAIELLKMFLQTVGYSNFGPLADQVKDGSRNFHQQSLQQIHGMQSQLQPQHQNPIRLPQQISRQMHPQMQQMQQIQQMQQIAQSKNVPFQQQQQIERMRRRQPSTPRAGMDMVQDRPMVQVKIEAPSELPMDSNAFNSFNNRHPQLQFRQQQIPAMSNPTMQNVPAQSGNQFRQISAQIQSQNAGVLRARPVKVEGFQELMGGDASSKHDSDENRLTSPK; from the exons ATGACTAGCATTCTCAGTCCTTCCTCTCCAAAAATGGCTTTACTCGGAGACGACGGCCGTGGCTACGAGCTGGCCTGTAAGCTCGAGTCCTGCAACGTCTGGCGCACCTGGCTCGGCGACTCCAACTACGCCACCTTCGTCCACTTCCTCTCCTCCCCCTCCACCTGGGACAACTTCATGCGATCCGACGACTCCAAATCTAGGGCTCAGATCCAACTCCAACTCCGCGCCCGTGCCCTCCTCTTCGACAAGGCCTGCGTCTCTCTCTTCCTCCGCCCCGATTCCGATTCcaattcctcctcttcttcttcttcttcttcttcgctcGCCGTTTCCAAGCTCAATCCCACCT ATTTGCAGTTGCATGCTGATGACGTGTACTTCAGTCTCGATAATTCTTCCACAGAAGGAGTTCAGGCTCAACAGCGCGAGGCCTCCAAG ATTCAGTCAAAAACAGCTTTTGGTTTTGGATCAAGATATGGAGAATCTGAAATTGATAATAAGCCACCGAGGTTTAAAAATGAAGAGCTGCCTGAGACCTGGTATAATCAGGTTATTGAGAGACATAGGGCTAGCAAACCGCACAGGTTTTCATCAGCAGACCGAGAATCAGAGAAACGTACTCCAGAGGAGATGTCTGCTTATCTTAAGCTTGCTGTGAAGCATAAGAAAAGGTGTTTAGCATTCAGAGAAGATCAGTATGTGGGATATGGAAATCCCCTTCAAGAAAATGCATCACAGAATCCACATTCTGTTTTAGATGGTAGTAGTTCAATTGATCATGAAGCATCTTTTTTCCCAGAAACAATGTTTACGTTGAACTGTGTTCCTGATAGTGCACTTCCACCTACGAATAGAGTGCAAGACGACCAAAAAGTTGAATTTTATGGAGTTCTTGATACGTTACCTCAGGCTTTGACTAGGAGTCCCGTTATGCTTGAGAGGCTGGGTATAAGACCTGAATACCTTAACATGGATCAAGGAGGAAGCTTACATCGTGGAAAGAATGGGTCTGCAGGTAACAAAAGTTGTCTTACTCATGAGCAAGCGGCACAGTTATCTCAAAAGGTAATAGCCCGGATGCTGACAAATGTGGGATTTGAAGGTTCCTCAGAAGTTCCAATTGAAGTTTTCTCTCAGTTGCTAAGCTGTCATATCTGTAAATTGGGTAGCCGCTTGAAAGTTCTTACTGATAGTTACAGAAAGCAGTGTTCAGCAATTGAACTATTGAAGATGTTCCTTCAAACAGTGGGATATAG TAATTTTGGCCCTCTAGCTGATCAAGTCAAGGATGGCTCCAGGAATTTCCATCAACAAAGTCTGCAGCAAATTCATGGAATGCAGTCACAGTTGCAGCCACAGCACCAGAACCCTATTCGACTACCCCAACAA ATATCGAGACAAATGCATCCACAGATGCAGCAAATGCAGCAGATTCAGCAAATGCAGCAAATTGCCCAATCCAAGAATGTGCCATTTCAGCAACAGCAGCAGATAGAAAGAATGCGAAGACGTCAACCATCTACTCCTCGTGCTGGTATGGACATGGTACAGGACAGACCAATGGTCCAGGTCAAGATTGAAGCTCCATCAGAGTTACCCATGGATAGTAATGCCTTCAATAGTTTCAACAACAGACATCCACAATTGCAGTTCAGGCAGCAGCAAATTCCTGCAATGTCGAATCCTACAATGCAAAATGTCCCTGCTCAGTCAGGGAATCAGTTTAGACAGATATCTGCACAAATTCAATCACA GAACGCCGGTGTTCTTAGGGCTCGACCAGTGAAGGTTGAAGGTTTCCAGGAATTAATGGGTGGAGATGCTTCATCAAAGCATGATTCAGATGAAAATAGGCTGACCTCCCCAAAATAG
- the LOC133723135 gene encoding uncharacterized protein LOC133723135 isoform X2: MTSILSPSSPKMALLGDDGRGYELACKLESCNVWRTWLGDSNYATFVHFLSSPSTWDNFMRSDDSKSRAQIQLQLRARALLFDKACVSLFLRPDSDSNSSSSSSSSSSLAVSKLNPTYLQLHADDVYFSLDNSSTEGVQAQQREASKIQSKTAFGFGSRYGESEIDNKPPRFKNEELPETWYNQVIERHRASKPHRFSSADRESEKRTPEEMSAYLKLAVKHKKRCLAFREDQYVGYGNPLQENASQNPHSVLDGSSSIDHEASFFPETMFTLNCVPDSALPPTNRVQDDQKVEFYGVLDTLPQALTRSPVMLERLGIRPEYLNMDQGGSLHRGKNGSAGNKSCLTHEQAAQLSQKVIARMLTNVGFEGSSEVPIEVFSQLLSCHICKLGSRLKVLTDSYRKQCSAIELLKMFLQTVGYRNFHQQSLQQIHGMQSQLQPQHQNPIRLPQQISRQMHPQMQQMQQIQQMQQIAQSKNVPFQQQQQIERMRRRQPSTPRAGMDMVQDRPMVQVKIEAPSELPMDSNAFNSFNNRHPQLQFRQQQIPAMSNPTMQNVPAQSGNQFRQISAQIQSQNAGVLRARPVKVEGFQELMGGDASSKHDSDENRLTSPK; this comes from the exons ATGACTAGCATTCTCAGTCCTTCCTCTCCAAAAATGGCTTTACTCGGAGACGACGGCCGTGGCTACGAGCTGGCCTGTAAGCTCGAGTCCTGCAACGTCTGGCGCACCTGGCTCGGCGACTCCAACTACGCCACCTTCGTCCACTTCCTCTCCTCCCCCTCCACCTGGGACAACTTCATGCGATCCGACGACTCCAAATCTAGGGCTCAGATCCAACTCCAACTCCGCGCCCGTGCCCTCCTCTTCGACAAGGCCTGCGTCTCTCTCTTCCTCCGCCCCGATTCCGATTCcaattcctcctcttcttcttcttcttcttcttcgctcGCCGTTTCCAAGCTCAATCCCACCT ATTTGCAGTTGCATGCTGATGACGTGTACTTCAGTCTCGATAATTCTTCCACAGAAGGAGTTCAGGCTCAACAGCGCGAGGCCTCCAAG ATTCAGTCAAAAACAGCTTTTGGTTTTGGATCAAGATATGGAGAATCTGAAATTGATAATAAGCCACCGAGGTTTAAAAATGAAGAGCTGCCTGAGACCTGGTATAATCAGGTTATTGAGAGACATAGGGCTAGCAAACCGCACAGGTTTTCATCAGCAGACCGAGAATCAGAGAAACGTACTCCAGAGGAGATGTCTGCTTATCTTAAGCTTGCTGTGAAGCATAAGAAAAGGTGTTTAGCATTCAGAGAAGATCAGTATGTGGGATATGGAAATCCCCTTCAAGAAAATGCATCACAGAATCCACATTCTGTTTTAGATGGTAGTAGTTCAATTGATCATGAAGCATCTTTTTTCCCAGAAACAATGTTTACGTTGAACTGTGTTCCTGATAGTGCACTTCCACCTACGAATAGAGTGCAAGACGACCAAAAAGTTGAATTTTATGGAGTTCTTGATACGTTACCTCAGGCTTTGACTAGGAGTCCCGTTATGCTTGAGAGGCTGGGTATAAGACCTGAATACCTTAACATGGATCAAGGAGGAAGCTTACATCGTGGAAAGAATGGGTCTGCAGGTAACAAAAGTTGTCTTACTCATGAGCAAGCGGCACAGTTATCTCAAAAGGTAATAGCCCGGATGCTGACAAATGTGGGATTTGAAGGTTCCTCAGAAGTTCCAATTGAAGTTTTCTCTCAGTTGCTAAGCTGTCATATCTGTAAATTGGGTAGCCGCTTGAAAGTTCTTACTGATAGTTACAGAAAGCAGTGTTCAGCAATTGAACTATTGAAGATGTTCCTTCAAACAGTGGGATATAG GAATTTCCATCAACAAAGTCTGCAGCAAATTCATGGAATGCAGTCACAGTTGCAGCCACAGCACCAGAACCCTATTCGACTACCCCAACAA ATATCGAGACAAATGCATCCACAGATGCAGCAAATGCAGCAGATTCAGCAAATGCAGCAAATTGCCCAATCCAAGAATGTGCCATTTCAGCAACAGCAGCAGATAGAAAGAATGCGAAGACGTCAACCATCTACTCCTCGTGCTGGTATGGACATGGTACAGGACAGACCAATGGTCCAGGTCAAGATTGAAGCTCCATCAGAGTTACCCATGGATAGTAATGCCTTCAATAGTTTCAACAACAGACATCCACAATTGCAGTTCAGGCAGCAGCAAATTCCTGCAATGTCGAATCCTACAATGCAAAATGTCCCTGCTCAGTCAGGGAATCAGTTTAGACAGATATCTGCACAAATTCAATCACA GAACGCCGGTGTTCTTAGGGCTCGACCAGTGAAGGTTGAAGGTTTCCAGGAATTAATGGGTGGAGATGCTTCATCAAAGCATGATTCAGATGAAAATAGGCTGACCTCCCCAAAATAG
- the LOC133723135 gene encoding uncharacterized protein LOC133723135 isoform X3, with protein MTSILSPSSPKMALLGDDGRGYELACKLESCNVWRTWLGDSNYATFVHFLSSPSTWDNFMRSDDSKSRAQIQLQLRARALLFDKACVSLFLRPDSDSNSSSSSSSSSSLAVSKLNPTYLQLHADDVYFSLDNSSTEGVQAQQREASKIQSKTAFGFGSRYGESEIDNKPPRFKNEELPETWYNQVIERHRASKPHRFSSADRESEKRTPEEMSAYLKLAVKHKKRCLAFREDQYVGYGNPLQENASQNPHSVLDGSSSIDHEASFFPETMFTLNCVPDSALPPTNRVQDDQKVEFYGVLDTLPQALTRSPVMLERLGIRPEYLNMDQGGSLHRGKNGSAGNKSCLTHEQAAQLSQKVIARMLTNVGFEGSSEVPIEVFSQLLSCHICKLGSRLKVLTDSYRKQCSAIELLKMFLQTVGYSNFGPLADQVKDGSRNFHQQSLQQIHGMQSQLQPQHQNPIRLPQQISRQMHPQMQQMQQIQQMQQIAQSKNVPFQQQQQIERMRRRQPSTPRAGMDMVQDRPMVQVKIEAPSELPMDSNAFNSFNNRHPQLQFRQQQIPAMSNPTMQNVPAQSGNQFRQISAQIQSQTLSCVQERRCS; from the exons ATGACTAGCATTCTCAGTCCTTCCTCTCCAAAAATGGCTTTACTCGGAGACGACGGCCGTGGCTACGAGCTGGCCTGTAAGCTCGAGTCCTGCAACGTCTGGCGCACCTGGCTCGGCGACTCCAACTACGCCACCTTCGTCCACTTCCTCTCCTCCCCCTCCACCTGGGACAACTTCATGCGATCCGACGACTCCAAATCTAGGGCTCAGATCCAACTCCAACTCCGCGCCCGTGCCCTCCTCTTCGACAAGGCCTGCGTCTCTCTCTTCCTCCGCCCCGATTCCGATTCcaattcctcctcttcttcttcttcttcttcttcgctcGCCGTTTCCAAGCTCAATCCCACCT ATTTGCAGTTGCATGCTGATGACGTGTACTTCAGTCTCGATAATTCTTCCACAGAAGGAGTTCAGGCTCAACAGCGCGAGGCCTCCAAG ATTCAGTCAAAAACAGCTTTTGGTTTTGGATCAAGATATGGAGAATCTGAAATTGATAATAAGCCACCGAGGTTTAAAAATGAAGAGCTGCCTGAGACCTGGTATAATCAGGTTATTGAGAGACATAGGGCTAGCAAACCGCACAGGTTTTCATCAGCAGACCGAGAATCAGAGAAACGTACTCCAGAGGAGATGTCTGCTTATCTTAAGCTTGCTGTGAAGCATAAGAAAAGGTGTTTAGCATTCAGAGAAGATCAGTATGTGGGATATGGAAATCCCCTTCAAGAAAATGCATCACAGAATCCACATTCTGTTTTAGATGGTAGTAGTTCAATTGATCATGAAGCATCTTTTTTCCCAGAAACAATGTTTACGTTGAACTGTGTTCCTGATAGTGCACTTCCACCTACGAATAGAGTGCAAGACGACCAAAAAGTTGAATTTTATGGAGTTCTTGATACGTTACCTCAGGCTTTGACTAGGAGTCCCGTTATGCTTGAGAGGCTGGGTATAAGACCTGAATACCTTAACATGGATCAAGGAGGAAGCTTACATCGTGGAAAGAATGGGTCTGCAGGTAACAAAAGTTGTCTTACTCATGAGCAAGCGGCACAGTTATCTCAAAAGGTAATAGCCCGGATGCTGACAAATGTGGGATTTGAAGGTTCCTCAGAAGTTCCAATTGAAGTTTTCTCTCAGTTGCTAAGCTGTCATATCTGTAAATTGGGTAGCCGCTTGAAAGTTCTTACTGATAGTTACAGAAAGCAGTGTTCAGCAATTGAACTATTGAAGATGTTCCTTCAAACAGTGGGATATAG TAATTTTGGCCCTCTAGCTGATCAAGTCAAGGATGGCTCCAGGAATTTCCATCAACAAAGTCTGCAGCAAATTCATGGAATGCAGTCACAGTTGCAGCCACAGCACCAGAACCCTATTCGACTACCCCAACAA ATATCGAGACAAATGCATCCACAGATGCAGCAAATGCAGCAGATTCAGCAAATGCAGCAAATTGCCCAATCCAAGAATGTGCCATTTCAGCAACAGCAGCAGATAGAAAGAATGCGAAGACGTCAACCATCTACTCCTCGTGCTGGTATGGACATGGTACAGGACAGACCAATGGTCCAGGTCAAGATTGAAGCTCCATCAGAGTTACCCATGGATAGTAATGCCTTCAATAGTTTCAACAACAGACATCCACAATTGCAGTTCAGGCAGCAGCAAATTCCTGCAATGTCGAATCCTACAATGCAAAATGTCCCTGCTCAGTCAGGGAATCAGTTTAGACAGATATCTGCACAAATTCAATCACA AACTCTCTCATGTGTGCAGGAACGCCGGTGTTCTTAG
- the LOC133727535 gene encoding uncharacterized protein LOC133727535 isoform X2: MPSLVLDRDQTIKNAIKQVEEMRKDLSNALHAAASVESRTAVAEVVEIDGGSGSASLTDLLKHDKVLSKKPSAPHRVVPDYLLNATTKEASKRVKLANLGRRGFKKKFKEDKDPLKSFSAQLISWRPTP, encoded by the exons ATGCCCTCACTTGTACTTGACCGCGATCAGACCATAAAAAATGCCATCAAACAGGTTGAAGAAATGAGAAAAGATTTGTCTAATGCACTTCATGCTGCTGCATCTGTTGAGAGTAGAACTGCTGTAGCTGag GTTGTTGAAATTGACGGTGGGAGTGGATCTGCTTCTTTGACAG ATCTGTTGAAACATGACAAGGTTCTGAGCAAGAAGCCCTCTGCTCCTCACCGAGTTGTGCCTGATTATCTGTTGAATGCAACAACTAAAGAAGCCAGCAAGAGAGTTAAGCTTGCCAACCTTGGTCGCCGTGGATTCAAGAAAAAATTCAAGGAAGATAAGGACCCCCTTAAGTCTTTCAGTGCTCAG CTTATTTCCTGGAGGCCTACACCCTAG
- the LOC133727535 gene encoding uncharacterized protein LOC133727535 isoform X1, with amino-acid sequence MPSLVLDRDQTIKNAIKQVEEMRKDLSNALHAAASVESRTAVAEVVEIDGGSGSASLTDLLKHDKVLSKKPSAPHRVVPDYLLNATTKEASKRVKLANLGRRGFKKKFKEDKDPLKSFSAQAYTLVRKGDLLIVRGGMRSVEFKVIETDPI; translated from the exons ATGCCCTCACTTGTACTTGACCGCGATCAGACCATAAAAAATGCCATCAAACAGGTTGAAGAAATGAGAAAAGATTTGTCTAATGCACTTCATGCTGCTGCATCTGTTGAGAGTAGAACTGCTGTAGCTGag GTTGTTGAAATTGACGGTGGGAGTGGATCTGCTTCTTTGACAG ATCTGTTGAAACATGACAAGGTTCTGAGCAAGAAGCCCTCTGCTCCTCACCGAGTTGTGCCTGATTATCTGTTGAATGCAACAACTAAAGAAGCCAGCAAGAGAGTTAAGCTTGCCAACCTTGGTCGCCGTGGATTCAAGAAAAAATTCAAGGAAGATAAGGACCCCCTTAAGTCTTTCAGTGCTCAG GCCTACACCCTAGTGAGGAAGGGTGATCTCTTGATTGTGAGAGGAGGAATGAGGAGTGTCGAGTTCAAGGTTATTGAGACTGATCCTATTTGA